From Salvelinus fontinalis isolate EN_2023a chromosome 30, ASM2944872v1, whole genome shotgun sequence, one genomic window encodes:
- the LOC129828486 gene encoding phospholipase A2 inhibitor and Ly6/PLAUR domain-containing protein-like isoform X1: MELILTIFFTFALFYTADTLQCYTCESDECNGTTLEMCSGGEVCSTMTTVFGHLGTRVSKACTTREETCVFMDATTNISISGGYSHTSNSMYCCSTDGCNKNTLPVLSDKPNKLQCYTCKSKEDQVCNTIVQCVGVEDHCFKHTVPAGDGSNDGRHLGCASADVCRWPETAPSTSNFNCCEGSLCNKAMGMGLSSLPLLLGLLILSLV; the protein is encoded by the exons ATGGAGCTAATCCTGACAATCTTCTTCACCTTCGCACTGTTCTACACAG CAGACACACTACAGTGCTACACTTGTGAGTCTGATGAGTGCAACGGAACAACGTTAGAGATGTGTTCTGGAGGAGAAGTGTGTTCCACTATGACAACAGTATTTGGTCATTTAG GCACCAGAGTCTCTAAGGCATGCACAACGAGAGAGGAAAcctgtgtattcatggatgcaaCAACAAACATATCAATCAGTGGTGGATATTCACACACCTCCAACAGCATGTACTGCTGCAGCACGGACGGCTGTAACAAGAATACTCTCCCAG TGCTCAGTGACAAGCCCAATAAACTACAATGTTACACCTGCAAGAGTAAAGAGGATCAAGTCTGCAACACAATTGTACAATGTGTTGGAGTTGAAGACCACTGCTTCAAACATACAG TGCCCGCTGGTGATGGAAGTAATGATGGACGACACCTGGGCTGTGCCTCCGCTGATGTATGCCGCTGGCCCGAGACAGCCCCCTCTACGTCTAACTTCAACTGCTGTGAAGGGAGTCTGTGTAACAAAGCCATGGGGATGGGACTGAGCTCTCTCCCTCTTCTGCTGGGACTCCTCATCCTCTCACTGGTCTAG
- the LOC129828486 gene encoding phospholipase A2 inhibitor and Ly6/PLAUR domain-containing protein-like isoform X2, with amino-acid sequence MELILTIFFTFALFYTDTLQCYTCESDECNGTTLEMCSGGEVCSTMTTVFGHLGTRVSKACTTREETCVFMDATTNISISGGYSHTSNSMYCCSTDGCNKNTLPVLSDKPNKLQCYTCKSKEDQVCNTIVQCVGVEDHCFKHTVPAGDGSNDGRHLGCASADVCRWPETAPSTSNFNCCEGSLCNKAMGMGLSSLPLLLGLLILSLV; translated from the exons ATGGAGCTAATCCTGACAATCTTCTTCACCTTCGCACTGTTCTACACAG ACACACTACAGTGCTACACTTGTGAGTCTGATGAGTGCAACGGAACAACGTTAGAGATGTGTTCTGGAGGAGAAGTGTGTTCCACTATGACAACAGTATTTGGTCATTTAG GCACCAGAGTCTCTAAGGCATGCACAACGAGAGAGGAAAcctgtgtattcatggatgcaaCAACAAACATATCAATCAGTGGTGGATATTCACACACCTCCAACAGCATGTACTGCTGCAGCACGGACGGCTGTAACAAGAATACTCTCCCAG TGCTCAGTGACAAGCCCAATAAACTACAATGTTACACCTGCAAGAGTAAAGAGGATCAAGTCTGCAACACAATTGTACAATGTGTTGGAGTTGAAGACCACTGCTTCAAACATACAG TGCCCGCTGGTGATGGAAGTAATGATGGACGACACCTGGGCTGTGCCTCCGCTGATGTATGCCGCTGGCCCGAGACAGCCCCCTCTACGTCTAACTTCAACTGCTGTGAAGGGAGTCTGTGTAACAAAGCCATGGGGATGGGACTGAGCTCTCTCCCTCTTCTGCTGGGACTCCTCATCCTCTCACTGGTCTAG
- the LOC129828508 gene encoding urokinase plasminogen activator surface receptor-like gives MKLILTISCAFTLFYTADMLNCYTCHSEDKNCQTTVLKNCVKAVCSTLTSIEYPSDSIRVSKGCTYVAENCYFMDKVTELSMNNGYSHASQSSFCCNTTGCNIDTLPALSDKPNKLHCHTWVNGTYEVLQCVGIEDHCFKYKQTTPDGGKDTIYGGCASSDSCLWSAMPNQTNLNCCKGSLCNKAMGMSLSSLPLLLGPLIISLV, from the exons ATGAAGCTCATCCTGACAATCTCCTGCGCCTTCACACTGTTCTACACAG CTGACATGCTCAATTGCTACACCTGTCATTCTGAGGATAAAAACTGTCAGACAACAGTATTAAAGAACTGTGTGAAAGCAGTATGTTCCACCTTAACAAGCATAGAATATCCTTCAG ATTCCATCAGAGTATCTAAGGGTTGTACATATGTAGCCGAAAACTGTTATTTCATGGATAAAGTAACAGAACTGTCAATGAACAACGGATACTCACACGCCTCCCAATCCTCGTTTTGCTGCAACACAACAGGCTGCAACATAGACACCCTCCCTG CCCTCAGTGACAAGCCCAATAAACTACATTGTCATACCTGGGTGAATGGTACTTATGAAGTTTTGCAATGCGTTGGAATTGAAGACCACTGCTTCAAATATAAAC AGACCACTCCTGATGGGGGAAAAGACACCATTTATGGAGGCTGTGCCTCCAGTGACTCATGCCTCTGGTCTGCGATGCCCAACCAGACTAACCTCAACTGCTGTAAAGGGAGTCTGTGTAACAAAGCCATGGGGATGAGTCTGAGCTCTCTCCCTCTTCTGCTGGGTCCCCTCATCATCTCACTGGTCTAG